ttattttaatacttaggcctatcagtatttatgttttattatagtggggggggggggttgcttgGAGTAGATAGACACAACATTAATTGAGAATACTGTATGAAGATCTGGACTGATGGGTGGTGCTTGTAATATGACGTTTAATGATATCTCTTCTTTATATCTGTCACATTTATAAGAATCCTTTACTATGTGTGAAACTTCACAGTTTCATAAAGCTAGTCATACGTTAGGATTGTCACTatctttacttaattttattttcaaatgatcAGTTTAAGGAAAAGGTAATAAGTCAGACtgctataaatatttttattgaaagtgAAAAGATAAAAAGGGGAGACTGTTTTTACTGCACAACAACAAGAGTGAACTAGACTGGACTGAACAGGACATTGTGATTTTTCATTAACTAAATGTGAGGAAAAATATGGCAAGCACCTTAACAAGACACCAAACttttatgcataaaataaaaatgtctgtcactttatttatttattgttttcaaatgATGAGCTTGGATAGTTGGAAGCAGAGGTAATGCATCACAAAAAGAGGAGACTGGACAGCTGTATTGGACAGGAGGAGTTCAAGGCCAATCACAACATTTACAGGCATCAGAAAAGACCAGACCAGGCTGGCATTTATGCAGGTATGTGTTTCCACGGAAACACTGGAAGTAAGTGCCATGGTCAGAAGGGTTGGGGTACAGCCCGTCTGGTTTGCCAACACAGAAAGAGGCGACGGGGTCAGCAGTAGTGGTGGGACGTGGCGTAGTGGTGGGCTTGGGTGAGAAACCTGGGAATAGAGAATAAGGATCACATTAATGCATATAATAGAAGACACAATACATTTTGGGGTCTTTTTCTGCATTATAATCGCAAAGTGTTTACCTAGTGCATTGCGCAAATGGTTGATAAGAGGATAAGCTCCGTTGTAACAAAAACGGCCAGAAAAATCGTCGAAATCTAAGGTCCACACTGAGGCTCCGCCCAAGCCCATGGAGTTCAGCCACTGCACCTGTTAAAGCAATTAGGAAAAGTTTATCAGAAATTCATCAAACATATCATTGCATTCCAGAAACCAGCAGCAGATTTACCTTAGCAGTAAAACTTTCACGGTTGTCAAATCCGACCCAAGCCCTTCCTTGAACTGCATAGGGCACCATCTGCTCATTGATCCATTCAATAGTGACGCTTGATTCCATGGGGCAAATCTTTGAACCAAAAATAATCATTAACGATCGCCACCCAAAGATTATGCAAACATGTTTTCTGTGGTAAATAACTGGCTCCCGAGAGCATAAAGTGCTAAAAATTTGAGATAGATTTACAAACAAAACATTCATCATATTGcagttaccgtattttccggactataagtcgcactttttttcatgttttggctggtcctgcgacttatggtcaggtgcgacttatttatcaaaattaatttgacatgaaccaagagaaaacattaccgtctccagccacgagagggcgctctatgctgctcagtgctcctgtagtctacactaagcatcatagagcgccctctcgcggctgtaaacggtaatgttttctcttggttcttggttctaaataaatgcgacttatagtccagtgcgacttatatacgtttttttactcttcatgacttatttttggactgacgcgacttatactcaggtgtgacttatagtccgaaaaatacggtacttttttatttttgttattccaTTTAAATTAGTTCCTCAAAACTGAACTGCAATCTCTAACCAACAATGTAATGGTATTCCTGAATTAATAGTTTGAGTGTATGATTCAGTGACATACTTATAAAGGCGATTATTTGTCACCACCTAGTGGCGAATCAATGCAACATGCAAAAAAAGTCACTGACTAAAGAATCACAACACTTTAAACAACTGTTGTATCATAAACACTGAGCATTGACAGTAGTGATTATGTAAAAGTAGCATGTTAAAACCTCATAATAGGACCAGAATCCTGCTTCACGTGTGTAAGGGCCGGCGTCAGCGGGGCCATTGGCTGGGGCCCCGAGACCTGTTTGCGAAGTGGTGAGCAAGAATGTGCGTCCGTATGTGGGGAAGCCAAGAAGCAGCCTATCAGCATGGGCTCCACCGCCCAACCAGAATTCCACAGATGAGTTCTGGAGAAAAGAGCCATTCATGTGCTAGGAGATCTTAACAAATGATGCTTGAAATTTTTGACACTTTGAAGTTTAGATCTTACGATATTGTGGTGAATTATGTTTCCAGTGTCCAAGGAGCTGCGGAAAAGGGGGCTGTTGTGCCCTGTCACGTGGTCCCAGTGGCCATGGTAGTCATAAGACATGATGGTCAAGAAGTCCAACTGACTATAATGACAGATAGGAGGAGAACGTAAAAAAAACAGGCAGATATATGTTACCGCAGTGGTATTGTAATACAGCAATACTTACTTTGAAACTTCAGCAACCTCATAAGCATGCTCAATAGTGTACTTAATGCCGGAAACTTTGCAGGAAAGAACCAGAGGAGTTTTCTTTGTGTCTACTGCCTCCTGTTCCACAGCTTGTCTGAGTTCCTGAGAATTTCCATACAATAGAAACACAGTCAGACCCCCAAGTCATATTTTAATGGAAATCAATATGCCTGATTTTAGCACTCTAGTTTGCTCACCTTGATGAATGTAGTAAACCTCTGTTTGTCTTCTGGTGGGCTTCCATTGTGACCTGGGTACTGCCAGTCAATGTCCATCCCATCAAATTCATGGAGACGCAGGAACAGCATTGCAGAACGGATGAAAGCCTTGCGGTTTTCTGGAGTTGACACCATTCTGATGTATCTGAAGTGCAAATAAAGGCATACAGTACATGTGTCATATGATTCAGTAGATCTTGATTAATGTGTTGGCAGCACTTATACGATTTAAATGACAGTTTATATATATTCTGTGTATGTTTTTCATATTATAGTTTTAAGGTTATGTCATATATTTATGACTTGCACAGATATTTGTTTCACTTACGGACTGACGCCATTGACCAATCCTCCAACAGACAGCATGGTCTTCAATGTAGGATTTCTAaaacaatgtataaataaataaagtcaataCGAAAAATCAAGGTGTCAAATTTTTCaatcagtgtaaaaaataaaataaaaaaaaaaggtctgtaaTCAAAAGGGGGCTGTGCATTATGAAAAAGGTCTGTAATTAATCAAGGAAGCTATAGAAACAGCTTTTGCTTACACTTTTTTCAGGTCATTCAGTGACTTGTACAGCACTTCGTCATTCCATTCGACGGTAGTGATTTGATTATCAA
The genomic region above belongs to Carassius gibelio isolate Cgi1373 ecotype wild population from Czech Republic chromosome A11, carGib1.2-hapl.c, whole genome shotgun sequence and contains:
- the chia.1 gene encoding chitinase, acidic.1, whose product is MTKLTLLAALGILLTVQIVASTKLVCYMTNWSQYRPGNGKFLPENIDPFLCTHVVYALASISFDNQITTVEWNDEVLYKSLNDLKKVNPTLKTMLSVGGLVNGVSPYIRMVSTPENRKAFIRSAMLFLRLHEFDGMDIDWQYPGHNGSPPEDKQRFTTFIKELRQAVEQEAVDTKKTPLVLSCKVSGIKYTIEHAYEVAEVSNQLDFLTIMSYDYHGHWDHVTGHNSPLFRSSLDTGNIIHHNINSSVEFWLGGGAHADRLLLGFPTYGRTFLLTTSQTGLGAPANGPADAGPYTREAGFWSYYEICPMESSVTIEWINEQMVPYAVQGRAWVGFDNRESFTAKVQWLNSMGLGGASVWTLDFDDFSGRFCYNGAYPLINHLRNALGFSPKPTTTPRPTTTADPVASFCVGKPDGLYPNPSDHGTYFQCFRGNTYLHKCQPGLVFSDACKCCDWP